From one Lotus japonicus ecotype B-129 chromosome 3, LjGifu_v1.2 genomic stretch:
- the LOC130745773 gene encoding mediator of RNA polymerase II transcription subunit 15a-like isoform X3: METLQKHLPPNNSTRPDELRDVAQRFEEKIFTGATSQNDYLRKISMKMLTMETRSQNAMANNMPSNQVGSSSNPPDQGLILQHQVHNPGQQHSIPLPSQAHQHQELLSQNIQNTVAPQPNLPPISSLAQTSSQNIGQNSNVQNIPVQNSVGSSAIIGQNSNIQNMFSGSQRQIAGGQQVVPQQKAQNPQQYIYQQHQIFNHKLQLQSQPHPQQQQNLLQSNKQSIMQPSMMQTSLPSLPQNQQSNNVQQSTQSMLQQQVFRHQQQQASTVHQQQTSMTPQPILPVQQQQQQLMGPQSIATNLQQQAQMFGPQSNVGDIQQPQRLLSQQNNVTNLQQRQQHKQLINQQNNLTSIHQQQLGNNVPGLRQQQLLGPESGNPGMQTSHHSVHTVQQPKVPMQQQSQQNALPSHGQQSQPQASAQQLMPQMQQQLGLQPQPNHLREIQQRLQASGSLLQQNASDQNKKLYESQRALPESSTTSLDSTAQIAQPSGADWQEEVYQKIQTMKENYFTDVSELYQKVALRLQQHDSLLQQPSSDQNQIERLRRYKMMLEHFMTILQISKNSISPSMRGKTDSYEKQIVSILSQLRPRKGMPLLQSGQLPSTHMPSMPQPQSQVTQAQPHDNQINSQLQPSNRQGSVATTQQNNISDLQHNSISGASTAQQSMMNSMRPGTNLDSVQGNYVNSLQQVPVSSLQQNPVSTPQQNNFNSLPSQGGVNVIQPNSNTLQSGSSMLQYQLKQQQEQQMTIPQLKQQYQQQQLMQRQQILQQQQQLHQQPAKQQMSAQLQSHQMTQLHQMNDMKMRQGMGFKQGVFQQHLTSGQQHSAYSHQKLKQGSSFSASSPQHLQAASPQISQHSSPQVDQQNNLPSLTKVATPLQSSNSPFVAPTPSPPMAPSPMPAEPEKPISGLSSVSNAANVGYQQTGSAAAQAHSLAIGTPGISASPLLAEFSGPDGAPVNALAATPEKSTTEQPLERLIRAVKSMSTATLTAAVNDIGSVVSMNDRIAVSSPGNGSRAAVGEDLASLINCCVRAGNFITQDDNNGIKRMKRCTEAVPLNVVSSSCSMNDSVKQLSASEASDQESTATSSIKKLKVEVNHALLEELRKINNRLIDTVVDISDEDADQTAVAEGAEGTVIKCSFTPVAFSPTLKSQYASGQMSTIQPLRLLIPPNYPNCSPILLDQFSFESSGENGDLSVKAKLRFSISLRSLSEPMSLGEIVRTWDACARSVISEYAQQRGGGSFSSRYGSWDAVSC; this comes from the exons ATGGAAACATTACAAAAACATCTTCCGCCTAATAATTCTACGAGACCAGATGAACTTCGAGATGTTGCTCAAAGGTTTGAAGAGAAGATTTTTACTGGTGCAACAAGCCAG AATGATTATCTACGGAAAATTTCTATGAAGATGCTTACAATGGAGACTAGATCCCAAAATGCCATGGCCAATAATATGCCATCTAATCAAGTTGGCTCTAGCAGTAACCCTCCTGATCAAG GACTCATTTTGCAGCATCAAGTTCATAATCCAGGGCAGCAACATTCTATTCCTTTGCCTAGTCAGGCCCATCAACATCAGGAGCTTTTATCTCAAAACATTCAGAATACCGTTGCACCTCAACCTAACCTTCCACCAATATCTAGCCTAGCCCAAACTTCCAGCCAAAATATTGGTCAGAATTCCAACGTACAGAATATACCTGTTCAAAATTCAGTTGGTAGCAGCGCTATTATAGGCCAGAATTCCAACATACAAAATATGTTTTCTGGTTCTCAGAGGCAAATTGCAGGCGGGCAGCAGGTTGTTCCCCAACAGAAAGCGCAGAATCCACAACAGTATATCTACCAACAGCATCAGATTTTTAACCATAAGCTCCAGCTGCAGTCTCAGCCACACCCCCAACAACAGCAGAACCTTCTGCAATCAAATAAGCAATCTATTATGCAGCCTTCCATGATGCAAACATCTCTCCCCAGCCTTCCACAGAATCAACAATCTAATAATGTTCAACAGTCAACACAGTCCATGCTTCAGCAACAAGTTTtcaggcatcagcaacaacaggCTTCTACTGTTCATCAGCAACAAACATCAATGACTCCACAACCGATCTTGCCtgtgcagcagcagcagcaacagctTATGGGGCCTCAGTCAATTGCAACAAACTTGCAACAACAAGCTCAGATGTTTGGACCACAGAGCAATGTTGGGGACATACAGCAACCACAGAGGTTACTTTCACAGCAGAATAATGTTACAAATTTGCAACAACGCCAGCAACATAAACAGTTAATAAATCAGCAAAACAATCTGACAAGTATACATCAGCAGCAGCTAGGAAATAATGTCCCTGGGTTACGGCAGCAACAGCTGCTTGGACCTGAATCTGGAAACCCAGGCATGCAAACAAGCCATCACTCTGTACACACAGTACAGCAACCAAAGGTCCCAATGCAGCAACAATCACAACAAAATGCATTGCCATCTCATGGGCAGCAATCACAGCCACAGGCTTCAGCGCAGCAATTAATGCCACAGATGCAACAGCAATTGGGTCTGCAGCCGCAGCCAAATCACTTACGAGAGATACAGCAAAGACTTCAAGCATCAGGGTCTTTACTTCAGCAAAATGCTTctgatcaaaataaaaaattatatgaatCTCAAAGAGCTCTTCCAGAATCATCAACAA CTTCTTTGGATTCGACAGCACAGATTGCACAGCCAAGTGGGGCTGATTGGCAAGAAGAAGTGTACCAAAAG ATCCAAACCATGAAAGAAAATTACTTCACAGATGTGAGCGAATTGTACCAGAAAGTTGCTTTGAGACTTCAGCAG CATGACTCTCTTCTCCAACAACCGAGCTCAGATCAGAATCAGATTGAAAGACTGAGGAGATATAAAATGATGTTGGAGCATTTTATGACAATCCTACAGATTTCCAAGAACAGTATTTCACCTAGTATGAGGGGTAAAACAGATTCATATGAGAAGCAGATTGTAAGTATCCTCAGTCAACTTAGGCCTAGGAAAGGCATGCCTTTGCTGCAGTCCGGACAGCTTCCCTCAACTCATATGCCTTCCATGCCACAGCCACAGTCCCAAGTTACACAAGCACAGCCTCATgataatcaaataaactctcaGTTGCAGCCATCAAATAGACAAGGCTCTGTAGCAACAACACAGCAGAATAATATTTCTGATTTGCAGCACAACTCAATATCTGGTGCATCAACCGCACAGCAGAGTATGATGAATTCGATGCGACCTGGTACTAATTTAGATTCTGTGCAAGGAAATTATGTTAACTCCCTGCAGCAGGTTCCAGTGAGCTCCCTTCAACAGAACCCTGTTagtactcctcaacaaaataaCTTCAATTCCTTACCATCACAAGGTGGGGTAAATGTTATCCAACCGAATTCAAATACCCTTCAGTCAGGTTCCAGTATGCTTCAATACCAACTGAAACAACAACAGGAACAGCAAATGACGATTCCACAGCTCAAACAACAATATCAGCAGCAACAGTTGATGCAGAGGCAGCAGATCctacagcagcagcagcaactaCACCAGCAGCCTGCAAAGCAACAGATGTCTGCACAATTGCAGTCACATCAAATGACTCAGCTTCACCAAATGAATGATATGAAAATGCGACAAGGAATGGGTTTCAAGCAAGGGGTCTTTCAACAACATCTTACCTCTGGTCAACAACACTCAGCTTATTCCCATCAAAAGTTGAAACAAGGGAGTTCGTTTTCTGCTTCTTCACCCCAACACCTTCAGGCTGCATCTCCTCAGATTTCACAACATTCATCTCCACAGGTTGACCAACAAAATAATCTTCCGTCTCTAACAAAAGTTGCAACTCCTCTACAATCTTCTAATTCACCTTTTGTGGCCCCTACTCCTTCACCCCCTATGGCTCCATCACCTATGCCAGCTGAACCTGAGAAGCCCATTTCTGGTCTTTCGTCAGTATCAAATGCTGCAAATGTTGGATATCAACAAACAGGCAGTGCAGCAGCACAAGCACATTCCCTTGCCATTGGGACGCCGGGGATATCCGCCTCTCCTTTGTTGGCAGAATTCAGTGGTCCAGATGGTGCTCCTGTTAATGCTTTAGCAGCTACTCCTGAGAAGTCAACTACAGAGCAGCCTCTTGAGCGCCTAATTAGAGCG GTGAAATCAATGTCAACTGCAACATTGACTGCTGCTGTCAATGATATTGGTTCAGTTGTCAGTATGAATGATAGGATAGCAGTATCATCTCCAGGTAATGGATCCAGAGCAGCTGTTGGTGAGGATTTGGCTTCCTTGATTAACTGTTGTGTTCGGGCTGGAAATTTTATTACTCAAGATGATAACAATGGAATTAAGAGGATGAAGCGCTGCACCGAGGCTGTACCCTTGAATGTTGTATCATCTTCTTGTAGCATGAATGATAGTGTCAAGCAGTTAAGTGCTTCAGAGGCTTCTGATCAAGAGTCAACTGCAACATCAAGTATCAAGAAGTTGAAGGTTGAG GTGAATCATGCACTTCTGGAAGAGCTAAGGAAAATTAATAACCGACTCATTGACACTGTAGTAGACATAAGTGATGAAGATGCTGATCAAACTGCAGTTGCTGAAGGGGCAGAAGGAACTGTCATCAAGTGTTCTTTTACTCCTGTGGCTTTTAGTCCGACCTTGAAATCCCAATATGCTTCAGGGCAGATG TCAACTATTCAGCCCCTGCGTTTGCTGATTCCGCCAAATTATCCAAATTGTTCTCCCATACTTCTTGATCAGTTTTCATTTGAATCCAG TGGGGAGAATGGAGATCTTTCAGTGAAGGCAAAGCTAAGGTTTAGCATATCCTTACGTAGTTTATCGGAACCGATGTCCCTTGGGGAGATAGTGAGGACTTGGGATGCTTGCGCTCGCAGTGTTATCTCTGAGTATGCACAACAGAGAGGTGGGGGAAGCTTCAGCTCTAGGTATGGAAGCTGGGATGCTGTTTCATGCTGA